One window of Dermacentor andersoni chromosome 7, qqDerAnde1_hic_scaffold, whole genome shotgun sequence genomic DNA carries:
- the LOC126533178 gene encoding uncharacterized protein isoform X3 produces the protein MFFPSRSSRDNMWHEARKQERKIRGMLVDLKKRAERRKEFYERIKQDPAQFLQLHGRRCKIHIDLAIAQAADSPVTMMPWQGNRDVMIDRFDVRAHLDTIPEFKHSDDGPELTEEQKEEERQINYERYRTLVQNDFLGVSEDKFLHQIFLEERYGPVGKPVGTTEEEKKKLAEKKAAIGYTYEDSTPAPSTSSNQNDEPEEEEDKEDLSDIDLDVTVDVNELTIEQAREMNDQSHAYGMESTDFISYLHLDKEEQERLKQARELEEEKAMYSGRKSRRERRALREKKLKNRKVTSPPSYAARASPTYKPFRAQSSSRSRSRSPQNMGEITFITSFGDEGSDDDDGAAKKGHAKAGGPSTAGAGGGTSSSGSRAAAASSRCDGGRGSGGFSRRRSRDRSRLGRSRDRHAGSSHGSSRGRLSSRRRSSSSRSSSGGRVRRRSRSRGRASYRSRRGSRRRSRSLRLSSPRHRGRWTSSRSRSRSRSRHWGHGRKRSTSSPRSPKGHERERRSRSRSSPPPAPRKLPSPPRKSYYRHSLSRSRSKSLSSSDDEEKKKNRSRSNSTSSETSKGQQGSAGASNGTRRNWPSADAVRPNVSVGKPGPASKVNTSRCQCSSWWRNGRSHVEGEAQAKDAGCSQQAVQGRQAG, from the exons ATGTTCTTCCCGTCTCGCTCGTCGCGCGACAATATGTGGCATGAGGCAAGGAAGCAGGAGCGCAAGATACGGGGCATGCTTGTCGACCTCAAGAAGCGGGCCGAGCGCCGGAAGGAGTTTTACGAGCGAATT AAGCAAGACCCGGCCCAGTTCCTTCAGCTTCATGGGCGGCGTTGCAAGATACACATCGACCTGGCAATTGCGCAAGCTGCTGACAGCCCAGTCACTAT GATGCCATGGCAGGGAAATCGGGACGTGATGATCGACCGATTTGATGTCCGCGCCCACCTGGACACAATACCAGAGTTCAAGCACTCTGATGATGGCCCAGA GCTGACCGAAGAGCAAAAGGAAGAAGAGAGGCAGATCAACTATGAGCGCTATCGCACGCTTGTTCAGAATGATTTCCTAGGAG TGTCAGAGGACAAGTTCTTGCATCAGATCTTCTTGGAGGAACGCTATGGCCCTGTCGGGAAGCCTGTTGGCACCacggaggaggaaaaaaaaaa GCTTGCTGAGAAGAAGGCGGCGATTGGCTACACGTATGAGGACAGCACACCTGCTCCCTCGACGTCGTCCAATCAGAATGATGAGCCAGAAGAGGAAGAAGATAAAGAGGACCTCAGTGATATTGATCTTG ATGTGACTGTTGACGTGAACGAACTCACCATTGAGCAGGCACGGGAGATGAACGACCAGTCGCACGCCTATGGCATGGAGTCCACGGATTTCATTTC GTACCTTCACCTGGACAAGGAGGAGCAGGAAAGACTGAAGCAAGCTAGGGAGCTCGAAGAAGAGAAAGCCATGTACTCG GGTCGGAAGTCGCGCCGGGAGAGGCGGGCTCTGCGAGAGAAGAAACTCAAGAATCGTAAGGTCACCAGCCCACCAAG CTATGCAGCCAGAGCCAGCCCAACGTACAAGCCGTTCAG AGCCCAGTCAAGTTCCCGGTCACGATCTAGATCTCCCCAGAACATGGGTGAGATCACCTTCATCACAAGCTTTGGTGATGAAGGGTCCGACGACGATGATGGCGCCGCCAAGAAAGGCCATGCGAAAGCTGGCGGACCTTCAACAGCTGGTGCCGGCGGTGGAACTTCGTCGTCGGGAAGCAGGGCTGCCGCAGCGTCCTCCAGGTGTGACGGTGGTCGTGGAAGTGGCGGCTTCTCCAGGCGAAGGTCACGAGACCGTTCGAGGTTAGGAAG GTCTAGGGATCGTCATGCTGGCTCATCTCACGGTTCGAGCCGAGGGCGTCTGTCGTCCAGAAGGCGTTCCTCAAGTTCCAG GTCGTCGTCTGGCGGCAGGGTTCGCCGCAGAAGCCGTAGCCGAGGCCGCGCATCGTACCGTTCCAGGCGAGGTTCCAGGCGGCGATCCCGGTCACTGCGACTGAGCTCGCCACGTCATCGGGGCCGCTGGACTTCATCACGCAGTCGTTCAAG GTCGCGGTCCAGGCACTGGGGGCACGGCCGGAAGCGTTCCACTTCATCTCCGAGGTCGCCGAAGGGTCATGAGCGGGAGCGAAGGTCGCGGTCGCGATCGTCACCGCCGCCTGCCCCACGCAAGCTGCCGAGCCCACCCCGAAAGTCTTACTACCGTCACAGCCTGTCGCGGTCGCGGTCAAAGTCACTGAGCAGCAGCGACGACgaggaaaagaagaagaaccGGTCACGCAGCAACAGCACCAGCAGTGAGACGTCAAAGGGTCAGCAGGGCTCGGCGGGTGCCTCCAACGGCACTCGCCGCAACTGGCCGTCGGCGGACGCGGTGAG ACCCAACGTCTCTGTGGGTAAACCAGGTCCTGCCTCCAAAGTCA ACACCAGCAGGTGCCAGTGCAGCAGCTGGTGGAGGAACGGGAGGTCTCACGTTGAGGGAGAAGCTCAAGCGAAAGATGCAGGCTGCTCTCAACAAGCAGT